Within the Catalinimonas niigatensis genome, the region TATTGACTGGTTTTGGCATTGACTTCCTTAAACCATTCCCTGATTTGTTCTAATGTTTTTTCTGAGTGCTGAGCTTGCACAGTAAAGACTGCCAGAAAAATCAATACGCTAATCATTAACACTTTATTCATGAGCATAAATATTAATATTTTTCCATAACAGTTTGCGACTCAATCAAGATCTCTTTTGCTCGTTCTTATGTCTATCGCTCACACTTAATTCAGTGAGTAAATTTCTTTCATCTAATTCATCCGACACCGTATACTTTAAAATCAATGCTGAGTATCTACAATCTTCACTTTGATACTCCAAAAACGACTACAGCCATCAAAACAAGAAAACAAAAATTAGCCTTTCTTCCAAACTGCATGGATACGAATAATAGGTTCAGAGCATGTTTAAATTTGCAAAGCTTTAAAATAGAAGTTATCAAAAAAAAATTACCGATTCAACGCAATAGGAAGTCCTTTTATAACCTTTTCTACAATAGTATTTTCACTAAAATTTCGGTAAACCTATAAGCTCGAGTTCCTATGCCTTCTATACATCTTTACTTCATCGCCTTAGTACCTCATTATGAATTAAGAGAGGAAATCAAACGCTTAAAAGAGGAGATGAAGGAGAGGTTCAATGCCGGACATGCACTTAAATCGCCAGCCCATATTACTTTACAATTGCCTTTTAAGAGAAGCACCGACAATGAGCAACAAATTATTCATGTTTTATCACACTTTGCTTCCCGGCAAACTCCTTTCCTGGTAGAACTATCTGATTTTGCTTGCTTTGCACCAAGAGTGATTTTTGTAAATATAAAGAATCCTCAACCGATCATTGACCTTCATGTACAACTCAAAGAGTTATTGGTGAGTACTTTGGGATTTGAGCAAAAAGAAATTAGTCAGGAGGTGCATCCCCACATGACTATCGCTACCCGCGATTTGGATAAGGCTGCGTTTAAGGAAGCATGGGCTGAATTCCTGCACAGGATATTCAAAACCACATTTACGGTGGAAAGTATATTTTTGCTAAAGCATAACGGTAGACAATGGGATATTTATCGGGAGTTTTCCCTTTTGTAAATAAGAACTCCGATCTTTTAACCTTTATTCTAAACACTGACTACTATTCTTTGCTTTTAGTGTACATAAACTCAATGTATACTTCCACCTTTATGGATACTACCCTGCTCATTGTTGTCACCTGCATCATTTTACTTTTACTGCTTATGCCCCTGTTGTTCTTTGTGAGACGCAGAGTAGATATAGGTCTGGAGGATGATGTTCTGATTCTAAAGTATCCCCTGAGCACCAAAAGAATTGATCTGGACAAAGAACTGGAACACTGGAAAGTACAACAGGCATATTATCTACGTTGGGGCGTTTTTTATTCAATCAATATGATGTTTAAGAATGGGAAACAAAGAAATATCAGCTCCCTGTTCAATCAGGGTAATTATGCCTTGCTTTATGACTTCTTAAACAGCAGATTTAAAGACAGAAGAAAGCCTGAATGATCACCTATCCTTTGTTCAAATCTCAGAAAGTTTATATACTTCAAAGTAATTGAGAAACTGAGCTTATGTCTGACAGTCTGTTCGATCCTATGACGTCATTTACACATAAAAAAAGCCGAAAGCCAAAGAGTTCTATGAGAAGCTGTTATTTATACCTACCCTACCCTCAAAGGAATGAAACTCCATCTTGCTTCGCGCTATTGCGGATTAATTTTTTAAGGAAAAGTATGAGAGGACCGCTTGGTATTCATTTACATATTATAGAACTGAATAAGTTTTTTTTACGCTTTATTTCTTCAAAATGTAAAATTGTTTTCCTGAATAGATGAAATAATCTTTGGCTTTTTGTACTTTCCATAAAATTGATTAGAGATGCAGTACTACCTAACCCTGCTCTTCCTGTCTGGAATACAGATCTGCCTGGCCTCCAACTCTCTGACGGATACAGTAGCGACAGCAAATGATTATCTGGCTTCTGCCAAGCATTATGCATCAGAAGGCGCTTTTGATCAGGCCATTGAGGATTACGAATTAGCAAAAACTCAATTTGCTCAAAAACAAGATGATGCTTTTCTGGTATTTGTGCTCAACCATCTGGCAGACCTTTACATGTCAGATCCTTCCACGCAAGAAAAGGCTGAAGCTTATCTGGACACTGCAAATATCCTCCTGGATGAAAAATTATTTGAAAACGATAGCCTCCGCGCCCTTACCTGGTACACGATGGCTGAACTTAAGTCATCGCAACGTAAGTTTGATGAAGCCATAGCCTACTACCAAAAATCATTAATACGAAAAAAAGCCATTCTCCATGAAGATCATGTGGAAATAGCAGACGTATTAGAACAAATTGGAAGAGTATATCTTTACAGGTTACGCAATCCTTTTGCTTCCAAACCCTTCCTTGAACAATCTCTTAAAATCAGAGAATCACTTGATAACCAAGATAGAGTATATATCAATGGTTTCTATCATTTAGCAGTAGCCAGCCGTCTACGGGCAGACTATGAAGAAGCATTGGCCTATGGCTTCAAAGCTTTGAATGGGTATGAAAATTTAGAGGAACCTAGTTTTAAAAATATCATATTTGCACACAGTCTTTTGGGCAGTATCTATCTGGATATGGATAGCGTGGAGAAAGCACTGGATTATAATACCAGGGCTATACAAATGGCCAGGCAAAATCAATTGCTGGAATCTATTGATATGTCACTGCATTATAACAATCAGGCGGTATATCATTTTCAGGCTAAGGCCTATGATAGTACGATCTACTATGCCCAATTGGCCATTGCCAACTACATAAGAAGTGAAACGCTGGCCAGTAGTTATCAGTTTTTAGGCAACGCCTACTGGGGAAAGGGGGAGATGGACAAGGCATTCCTGAATTATCAAAAAAGCCTGGAATTGAAAGAATCCCTTTTTGATGAGCAACACTCTGAATTAGTTACCCTGTATATTGATCTGGGAAGAGCCTTTGAAACTTCTGGGCAAGTTGATAGTGCATTATATTATTTCAAGTATGCTTTGAAGAGTGGGATGCGTATGGAGGATTCCGTAAAGGGTGTACCCGATATTCAGGAAGGAGTTGATTTGGCTTCAATGCCAGAGGCCTTGAATTATATTGTTAGTTTGCTTATCAAACAAAATAAACAAAGCGGTGATCAGCAATATCTGGCTGAGGCATTACCTTATTTTAAGCTTTTTGACCGTTTTATGGATATCAACCGTAAGGATTTTTCTTCCGAAGGCTCTAAATTACTTTTGTCAGGCAAGCACAAAGTTACTTATGAACAGGCGATAGCCACCAGTTACCAATTATATCAAAGCACTCAGGCTGACTCCCTGCTACAGTGGATTTTTCACTTCATGGAAAAAAGCAAAGCGATGGTTTTGTTAGAATCTATACACCAGGCGGATAGATATCAACGTGCTTTGCCTGATTCTTTGTATGAGCAGGAACAATCTTTACGGGCACAGTTAGCTTATTTCCAATCTGAACTTATACAAGTTGAGCATAACACTACTGACAAAAGTGATGTATCTTATTGGCAGCTTCAAAAAGCGGATGTACTACGCAAACTTGAAACATTAAATCATTATATACAGACTCATTATCCAAACTTTTACCATGTCACCTATAAAAATTTAGCCCTGGAGATTGATAGTGTTCAGAAGCAAATTGACGATGATCAGGCTATCATCTCCTATTTTTGGGGTGATTCGGTAGTATATGCTCTTTTAATTACGGCAGAAAGCGCCAAAGTTTTTCAAGTACAAGATGTCAATATGCTCCAGTTGGCAATTAGACAGTATATGGATGTTTTAACCAACGATTCAGTCCTTGAACCTTCGTATTCTAACTATTTAAGCTTTCAGGAGAGTTCACATAGGCTTTATCAATTGTTATTAGAACCTATGTTAAAGAACATAAGCCTTAAACGACTGACGATAATAGCTGATGGGGATTTGACCACCATTCCTTTTGAAAGTTTCACAAGCACTCAAATTCATACCCAGGAGCATAAGATTAGATATGAGCACTTACCTTATCTCATAAAGGACTATGATATTTCTTATGAATTCTCTCTGAGTGTGGCATTTTGGGAACAACAATTCACCCCGGTTTTTACTGATGATCATAAATTAAGGGTAGCGGCCTTTGGTATCAAAACGTTTGATAAAATACCTGGTCATGAAAACTACCCTCCTTTGGGAGGAGCAGAGCGAGAGACAAAATACATTTTGGAGAAATTCCCAAACGCACGCATATTTTTGAATACTGAAGCTACTGAAATGCAATTTAAGCAGCAGGCACCCGAGGCCGATATCCTGCATATAGCGACACATGGCGTGGCGAATCTTGAGAATCCTTTTGCCTCTAAGTTTATCTTTTATCCTGAGGGAGAGGAAGATGGGATTTTTAACCTCTACGAATTATACAACATACCACTCAAGGCAAAAGTATTATTGCTCAGCGCCTGCGAATCCGGGGTGGGCAAGTACTATAAAGGTGAAGGGAATTTCAGTCTGGCGAGAAGCTTCGTTTACGCTGGTTCCAAATCTGTGATTATGTCTTTATGGCAAGTCAATGATCTCATCACAGAACAATTGATCAAGCATATATATGACCGGTTGGCAGAGCAAAAAACGACCAGCGAATCCCTGAGAGAAACAAAAATTGCTTTTATTAATGAGAGACTATTTGCCCACCCCCAATGCTGGGCAGGCATGGTGCCTCTAGGAAATACAAGCATAGCATATCCACAACAACACTATGAGATGGTCTTGCTCATTGCCGGACTTGTTATCACAGGCATCATGATTATCTTACTGATAAGGATGTTTATTCGCTACAAATGGCATATATTTCCAGTATCAAGGTTAGCATTTTCAGGCAAGGACACTGGCAAAAATGTTAAGTTTCGCAAAGAGTTATAATCATCTTTAATTTATCCACTTTCATAAACTTCCAACCTCCAAAAGTTGCGAAATACACACCTTTCTTATCAAATAGGTTATGAAAAGCTATCTTGATTCTGTTTAGGCGAAGCTCAACACTTTTGCCAGGCAAAGCCTGATCAGTATTCTTTATTAAACACTTTGACTTTCACAGGTGTCAACACAGTTTTTGATTCACTCATACTCAGCGCTGGCAAATTATCCGGATAAGATTTGGTAATGCTGACATATCTTACTACGACACTATTCCTACCCAAATTAATATCCCCAATAATTTTACTATGCTTTTCTCGCTTATGTAGGATCACCTCACATACTCCATCATAATATTCTCTGTTATAATCCACCTCACTACCTTCTTCTATATCATCAATATTTACATTTTCACCATCCTCTATAGCTACAAAATAGAGCAGTTCACCGGTTTCATAATCTTGTAGAACACCATCAATGTGAGAAACAATATCTTCATTTTTTTTGAATGCTACCCTGTTAAAACTAATATCATTGCTTACAATTTCATAATCATTATGAATATGTTGTGGTAAGTCTTTATCCAATAACTCTCTTAGTTTCACTAAATCATTTTGAGTAGCTCTATAAGCAATATTCCTCAATTCTTGATTTTCATCATTTTTTTTAGCTGTGAATGAACAAATCTTTTTTAAAGACTCAGGTTCAGCATTGACAACTCTTGCATTAGGCATGTTAGTATAGCGTTTAAGTTAGTATATAGAATTCAATATTGTTTTGGCCTCTTGTCCATAATCTTCCGTATCCTGAATCATTTCAAAATAGCCTATTGCATCTTGCTTACGATTCAGTTTCAGGTGGGCTAATCCTAAATCCCAGTGAGTGCGCAAACGTGTCCTTTCGTCTACATGAGCATAGGCTAATACATTTTCTAATGCCTTTATTGCCTCCTGGGGCTGGTTATTACCAAGATACGCATTTCCTAAATATAACCAAATGTAGGGACGATCCTCCTGCTCACTAGCCTGGATAAAAAGCTTTATAGCCTGAGAATACTCTTTATTGTAATAAGCTTCAAAGGCTTCAGGCAAGACAAATGTATGCGCACTAGTACCTCGGGTAGCTCCTCCCAACGCCTGGTAAACCTCAAAGTGCTGATCAAATAAGCGTGCGTACTTTAGTTGATCCTGTTGCCAATAGATGGAAAACCCTATCATAAACAGCAGCAATGAAGCGGCAATACCGCTGTATAGCCATTTTGTCACAATGGGCTTATTCGCAGATTTAAGTTCGTAAAATTCTGCTTCCTTTTCTAAGGCCTGAATTTTTTTCCAGCCTTCCTGTTCTCCATAATAGTTGATGCCTTCAGTAATCAAACGGTATTCTTCAAGCCGCTCACGTAATTTTTCTGTCTGAAGGAGCTGAATTTCAAATTCCCGCTTTTCAGCCTCATTCATTTCTTCATCCAGATAACGCTGAATCATCCTATCTTCATTGCTAATCATCTACTTTGGCTTTGAATTCCAACATTTTTCTCAGGCGGCACATGCACTTGTATTTTTGATTTTTTGCTGTGTCTGCATTTTTATACCCTAACTTTTCAGTGATATATTCCATAGACCTTTTTTCGTAGTATACCATTACCAGGATCTGTCGGCAAGGCGATCCGAGTTTTTTTAAGTTTGCCTCCACCCATTGGTATTGATTTTCCTGTTCCTCTGTAATGCTGCTGTTCTCAGCATACGCTCCTATCCTTTTTTCATCAATATCATGTTCAAAACGGTCATTTCCCTTTTGCTGTTGATAAAATTTGTATTTACCTATCCCAAACAGATAGGTTTTAATAGAAGATGTAATGTAACTAAGTTTTCCTGATTGTATCTGATTGTAGAATGTAAGGAATGCAAGCTGGTAGAGTTCCTTAGCATCGTCTTCCTGGCAGTGATATTTTTTCTTCATCCACCGGATAAATTCTTTCCGGTACAGTTGGTAGGTATGGGTAGTCACTAAAGAATTCCCTTCTCTGACATTTGCTATGATATCGTTGTCTGACATAGGTTTGTTACTATTAGTAATCAAAGAAGACAGAAGGTAACCCAGCTTAAGAAAGTTATTGCTTTTTTTATGATCAAAGCTATCTGGCAAACTCGTATTAATAAGAATTTTAGAAATTAAGGTGATTAATCCAGTACTACTTTACTATTAAAATTTTTAACTATTAATATAATAAATATAATTTTTTATACATTATTTTCTTTTGCTTAGATTATTCATAATCTAAACCATCAAGCTGTTTCTAAATATCATTTATTGAAGCTGACATTTTCTTTACAATTCTGCAAAATCACTATATAAATTACCATTTGTGGACAGTAAGATGCTTTTCTTTATCCTTGATAAGATGAGTTAATTGTTCAGCAAAATCATTTCAGAAATAAAGATGTCTTCCACTTCACTGCAAACATCTCTTTGGGGGAATGAATCATCACAAAAACTTTATGGTTGAATAATATATGCAACTTTTTTGCATTTTAATTACCTTGCGATATGAATCAGGACAAGATAGAAAATTTACTTCAACAGCATCAGCTTCGCATCACCAAATGCCGAACTGATATTATCCTTTTTTTTCTTGAAGCTTCTTTTGCGCTCTCAGCCAAAGACCTTGAAAATAAATTTCCCCAATATGACAGAGTTACGATATACCGTACACTCCACTCATTCATAGAGAAGAATATGATCCACCCCATACCCAGTGATGGTGGGGCTGCCTTGTACGGCTTGTCAGATAGTATCAGAAAAAGTTCTAATGAGGAGGACTCTCAACAGCACTCCCCCCTCATGGAACCTCTTGAAGTATCTCTAACGGGGCTTCACCATGATGAGCATATTCATTTTTCCTGTCACGCCTGTGGGCGTACGCTTTGTCTGCCAGAACAAACTATTCCAAAAGTAAACCTTCCTCAGGGCTATCAAGTAAGAGAAGTAGAAATGGTAGTAAAAGGCTACTGTAAATCCTGTAGCCCCTCATGAAAGAATACCATTTGCACATTTTTTTGGGGTTACTGCTTTTTATTATCATGATTCCATTTGATAGTCAAAGTCAAAACCTACCCCAGCTCCAGGATAGCTGTCAATATCAGGTAGAAGGTTTTATTATTGATTTGAGCACCAAAGAAGCACTTCCTTTTGCTACCGTTCAGGTAAAAGGAACCAATAAGGGTGCAATCGCTAATGAGGGAGGTTTTTTTAGTATTGATCAACTCTGTCAAAAAGAATTTGACCTGGTGGTGTCTCATGTGGGTTATAAAAAGGTAACGCATCATCATGATACTTACCATCAGCATCCCAGAATATATCTTGCACCGGATAGTGTTACCTTGGAGAGTGTCATCGTGGAAGGCGAACTTCAGGAAGGGGAATTATATTCCGGAACGGTGAATAAACTGTCCACCCAGCAATTTGAACAAAATCAATCGGAATCTTTGGGCGACCTGGCCAGCAACATCAGTGGTGTTTCAGTGCTTAGAACCGGCCAGAATGTGGTAAAGCCAATCATTCATGGCTTACACAGCAATCGGGTGCTGATCGTCAACAATGGCGTACGTCATGAATTTCAGAACTGGGGAGTAGAACATGCTCCTGAGATTGATCCTTCTATGGCCGATAATATAAGTGTCGTCAAAGGAGCGGCAACTGTACGTTATGGGCCTGACGCCCTGGGAGGTGTGCTGGTAATCAATCCTAACAAACTAGAATTATTAACGCCAATACAGGGTGAGGTAAACTTGATTGGTAAGTCTAACGGAAGATCTACCGATGGGCATATCAGATTACAGAAAGGTTTTCATAAACTCAGCCTGCAAGGACAAGCCTCTTTTGTGTATCAGGGTGATTTGCATGCTCCGGATTATGTGCTATCCAACACCGGTAAAAGAGAGCAGAGCTTGTCTTTCGGAAGCAGATATCATTGGCAAAGCTTTGATTTTTACGCCTACTACAGCCATTTTAATCAGGAGCTAGGCATACTGAGAGGATCAGTTACCGGAAATCTGGAAGATATGGTCAACGCCATTGAATCTTCGCCTCCTCCCCTGACCGGGTCTTTTGGTTATGAGATTAACAATCCCCGGCAGGTGGTGAACCATGATGTATTTAAGCTGAAAGGACTATGGAATGGAGAAGAACAGTCGCTGGAAGTAGTCTATGCCCTGCAAATGAACCATCGTCAGGAATTTGATGTAAGACGGGGCACCAACAATGAGCGACCATCTATTGATTTGGAACTCATGAGCCAGACGCTGGATCTGGAATGGAAACATCCCTCCTTCAAAAGCTGGGATGGGAGCATGGGCATGCAAGCCATATACCAGGATAATAACAATATTCCAGGTACCAATACTGTTTCTTTCATTCCTAACTTTAATAATTCACGTATTGGTTTTTATCTCATTGAAGGTAAAGAAATCATTGACAGTCGGGTAGAATGGGGGCTCCGGTATGACTTTCAATCTACTTCCATCGTAGGAAGGGAGCCTGATAATGATATTTACCGGAACCAGCTTAGTTTTCAAAATGTAACTGCCACATTAGGGCTGGTAAAACTATTGCAGAATGGACATTCCTTCAGAACAAATTTGGGTACCGCCTGGCGGCCTCCCAATGTGTCTGAACCTTATAGCTTTGGCAAACATCAGGCTTCCATTGAATATGGCTTATGGCGTTATAGACGGCTGGAAAACAATGTAATCAACACGGATGAGATCCTCACTGAAAGAGATAAAGCGGTGGCCTCAGAAATGGGCATCAAGTGGATCAACACTTATGACATTAGTCAGGATCAGTTACAGGCAGAGTTCACTGCTTACGTCAACCTTATCAAAAACTATTTCTACACCAAACCTGCCGGCATTACCCAAACAATAAGGGGTGCCTTTCCATTATTTGTCTATGATCAGGATGATGCACTTTTTGCCGGAATAGATGCCAGTGTACATTACAAGCATAC harbors:
- a CDS encoding 2'-5' RNA ligase family protein codes for the protein MPSIHLYFIALVPHYELREEIKRLKEEMKERFNAGHALKSPAHITLQLPFKRSTDNEQQIIHVLSHFASRQTPFLVELSDFACFAPRVIFVNIKNPQPIIDLHVQLKELLVSTLGFEQKEISQEVHPHMTIATRDLDKAAFKEAWAEFLHRIFKTTFTVESIFLLKHNGRQWDIYREFSLL
- a CDS encoding CHAT domain-containing protein encodes the protein MQYYLTLLFLSGIQICLASNSLTDTVATANDYLASAKHYASEGAFDQAIEDYELAKTQFAQKQDDAFLVFVLNHLADLYMSDPSTQEKAEAYLDTANILLDEKLFENDSLRALTWYTMAELKSSQRKFDEAIAYYQKSLIRKKAILHEDHVEIADVLEQIGRVYLYRLRNPFASKPFLEQSLKIRESLDNQDRVYINGFYHLAVASRLRADYEEALAYGFKALNGYENLEEPSFKNIIFAHSLLGSIYLDMDSVEKALDYNTRAIQMARQNQLLESIDMSLHYNNQAVYHFQAKAYDSTIYYAQLAIANYIRSETLASSYQFLGNAYWGKGEMDKAFLNYQKSLELKESLFDEQHSELVTLYIDLGRAFETSGQVDSALYYFKYALKSGMRMEDSVKGVPDIQEGVDLASMPEALNYIVSLLIKQNKQSGDQQYLAEALPYFKLFDRFMDINRKDFSSEGSKLLLSGKHKVTYEQAIATSYQLYQSTQADSLLQWIFHFMEKSKAMVLLESIHQADRYQRALPDSLYEQEQSLRAQLAYFQSELIQVEHNTTDKSDVSYWQLQKADVLRKLETLNHYIQTHYPNFYHVTYKNLALEIDSVQKQIDDDQAIISYFWGDSVVYALLITAESAKVFQVQDVNMLQLAIRQYMDVLTNDSVLEPSYSNYLSFQESSHRLYQLLLEPMLKNISLKRLTIIADGDLTTIPFESFTSTQIHTQEHKIRYEHLPYLIKDYDISYEFSLSVAFWEQQFTPVFTDDHKLRVAAFGIKTFDKIPGHENYPPLGGAERETKYILEKFPNARIFLNTEATEMQFKQQAPEADILHIATHGVANLENPFASKFIFYPEGEEDGIFNLYELYNIPLKAKVLLLSACESGVGKYYKGEGNFSLARSFVYAGSKSVIMSLWQVNDLITEQLIKHIYDRLAEQKTTSESLRETKIAFINERLFAHPQCWAGMVPLGNTSIAYPQQHYEMVLLIAGLVITGIMIILLIRMFIRYKWHIFPVSRLAFSGKDTGKNVKFRKEL
- a CDS encoding tetratricopeptide repeat protein; translation: MISNEDRMIQRYLDEEMNEAEKREFEIQLLQTEKLRERLEEYRLITEGINYYGEQEGWKKIQALEKEAEFYELKSANKPIVTKWLYSGIAASLLLFMIGFSIYWQQDQLKYARLFDQHFEVYQALGGATRGTSAHTFVLPEAFEAYYNKEYSQAIKLFIQASEQEDRPYIWLYLGNAYLGNNQPQEAIKALENVLAYAHVDERTRLRTHWDLGLAHLKLNRKQDAIGYFEMIQDTEDYGQEAKTILNSIY
- a CDS encoding RNA polymerase sigma factor, which codes for MSDNDIIANVREGNSLVTTHTYQLYRKEFIRWMKKKYHCQEDDAKELYQLAFLTFYNQIQSGKLSYITSSIKTYLFGIGKYKFYQQQKGNDRFEHDIDEKRIGAYAENSSITEEQENQYQWVEANLKKLGSPCRQILVMVYYEKRSMEYITEKLGYKNADTAKNQKYKCMCRLRKMLEFKAKVDD
- a CDS encoding Fur family transcriptional regulator, coding for MNQDKIENLLQQHQLRITKCRTDIILFFLEASFALSAKDLENKFPQYDRVTIYRTLHSFIEKNMIHPIPSDGGAALYGLSDSIRKSSNEEDSQQHSPLMEPLEVSLTGLHHDEHIHFSCHACGRTLCLPEQTIPKVNLPQGYQVREVEMVVKGYCKSCSPS
- a CDS encoding TonB-dependent receptor; this translates as MKEYHLHIFLGLLLFIIMIPFDSQSQNLPQLQDSCQYQVEGFIIDLSTKEALPFATVQVKGTNKGAIANEGGFFSIDQLCQKEFDLVVSHVGYKKVTHHHDTYHQHPRIYLAPDSVTLESVIVEGELQEGELYSGTVNKLSTQQFEQNQSESLGDLASNISGVSVLRTGQNVVKPIIHGLHSNRVLIVNNGVRHEFQNWGVEHAPEIDPSMADNISVVKGAATVRYGPDALGGVLVINPNKLELLTPIQGEVNLIGKSNGRSTDGHIRLQKGFHKLSLQGQASFVYQGDLHAPDYVLSNTGKREQSLSFGSRYHWQSFDFYAYYSHFNQELGILRGSVTGNLEDMVNAIESSPPPLTGSFGYEINNPRQVVNHDVFKLKGLWNGEEQSLEVVYALQMNHRQEFDVRRGTNNERPSIDLELMSQTLDLEWKHPSFKSWDGSMGMQAIYQDNNNIPGTNTVSFIPNFNNSRIGFYLIEGKEIIDSRVEWGLRYDFQSTSIVGREPDNDIYRNQLSFQNVTATLGLVKLLQNGHSFRTNLGTAWRPPNVSEPYSFGKHQASIEYGLWRYRRLENNVINTDEILTERDKAVASEMGIKWINTYDISQDQLQAEFTAYVNLIKNYFYTKPAGITQTIRGAFPLFVYDQDDALFAGIDASVHYKHTPKITSSVMMSYLWAKNVSNNEYFVGLPPANIQYTYVQALPKFAFFDESQWNIDFNYTLHQFQAPRVISVREILNAQKEGINLFAENDADFDFLAAPDAYLLANVGWSGRINQFSLGFQVRNLLNTTYRTYTDRLRYFADDIGRNFILKLNYQF